From one Rosa rugosa chromosome 4, drRosRugo1.1, whole genome shotgun sequence genomic stretch:
- the LOC133742627 gene encoding DExH-box ATP-dependent RNA helicase DExH7, chloroplastic-like, whose amino-acid sequence MAPKKKQPQQQQPKKPSSKPQPASSGQKPQPNTAKPQTTSSGPRLQISAENENRLRRLLLNSGRSAAVPVDESLSKAQKAKKLRAVYEQLSCEGFTNDQIELALSAVKEGATYEAALDWLCLNVPGNELPLKFSSGVSMAANEGGSVGIVLTSRDDWTPSVDTSAKIDEDTPGIAIRTKGQWNDKTLDSCQPSQADWIRRYVEQQEEDESSTWEDDVDDKGMGAKVSKPRSYDVLAKEYHAARLEAAEAKQQKDKKNQERAGKMIRDLKQELAALGLSDDILASEFEQEQSIEQAYSAFEDTDASSKPYKQSEGLHADELKVDGNDMEHCSSVQLPTNSTPSDLPVQEKIVAEEETTDMEIGNFFLEDAPSNEFLTPTILELQKKEKLREMLSEKNLEKLDGIWKKGDPQKIPKAIFQQLCQKSGWEAPKFNKVRGKDNSFSYTISVLRKASGRGKSRKAGGLVTLQLPDHDVTFGSAEDAQNRVAAYALCQLFPDLPIHLVITEPYASLVVQWKEGETITNVEDSVKDRRATFVDSLLKADGSTSTSAANVVYDSDSLPRVVPQLQVQEPRNAELNPRKDAESSYLKQELENKQKKQKFKEMLRARAALPIAGLKGDILQLLQDNNVLVVCGETGSGKTTQVPQFILDDMIQSGRGGHCNIICTQPRRIAAISVADRVADERCEPSPGSNGSLVGYQVRLDNASNEKTKLLFCTTGILLRKFVGDRNLTGITHVIVDEVHERSLLGDFLLIVLKNLIEKQSALNTPKLKVILMSATVDSNLFSNYFGGCPVITAEGRTHPVTTYFLEDIYERIDYRLASDSPASMVYGTSTEGKTGPVNNSRGKKNLVLSGWGDDSLLSEEYINPNYVHDTYQSYREQTRQNLKRLNEDVIDYDLLEDLVCHVDETCGEGAILVFLPGVSEIYTLVDKLAASYRFGGAASDWILPLHSSVASVDQKKVFLQAPENIRKIIVATNIAETSITIDDVVYVIDCGKHKENRYNPQKKLSSMVEDWISKANARQRRGRAGRVKPGICFCLYTSYRFEKLMRPFQVPEMLRMPLVELCLQIKLLSLGHIKPFLSQALEPPREEAMTSAIKILYEVGALETDEELTPLGHHLAKLPVDVLIGKMMIYGGIFGCLSPILSISAFLSYKSPFVHPKDEKENAKRAKLALLTDKLDGPSESNDVDKQSDHLIMITAYKKWEKILRDKGVRAAQQFCNSYYLSSSVMYMIRDMRIQFGTLLADIGLIDLPKKYQVDGRKKENLDAWFSDASQPFNMYSNHSSIVKAIICAGLYPNIAATEKGIAGTVLNNLKQAPGHATSHCPTWCDGRRKVNVHPSSINHNVNEFRYPFLVFLEKVETNKVFLRDSTIISPNSILLFGGSINIQHQTGLVIVDGWLKLTAPAQTAVLFKELRLTLHSVLKELIRKPENCTVGHNEVLRSIIHLLLEEDKPPPQ is encoded by the exons ATGGCTCCAAAGAAGAAGCAgccgcagcagcagcagcccaAGAAGCCCAGCAGTAAACCCCAACCGGCCTCGTCGGGCCAGAAGCCCCAGCCCAACACCGCCAAACCCCAAACGACGTCGTCCGGCCCCAGGCTCCAGATTTCCGCCGAGAACGAGAaccgcctccgccgcctcctcctcaaCTCCGGCCGGTCCGCCGCGGTCCCGGTCGACGAGTCGCTCTCCAAGGCTCAGAAGGCCAAGAAGCTCAGGGCCGTGTACGAGCAGCTCTCCTGCGAAGGCTTCACCAATGATCAGATTGAACTCGCTCTCTCCGCCGTCAAG GAGGGGGCTACATATGAGGCTGCTCTGGACTGGTTGTGCTTAAATGTGCCTGGGAATGAGCTTCCACTCAAGTTTTCGAGTGGTGTTTCGATGGCTGCAAATGAAG GTGGTTCTGTTGGTATTGTACTGACTTCTCGGGACGACTGGACTCCGTCGGTGGATACGTCTGCCAAGATTGATGAGGATACGCCGGGGATTGCTATTAGGACCAAGGGGCAGTGGAATGATAAAACACTTGATTCATGTCAACCGTCTCAGGCAGATTGGATCAGACGATATGTTGAGCAGCAAGAAGAGGATGAATCGAGTACATGGGAAGATGATGTAGATGATAAGGGTATGGGTGCTAAGGTCAGTAAACCAAGGTCATATGATGTTCTAGCCAAAGAGTATCACGCTGCGCGGTTGGAAGCTGCAGAAGCCAAGCAACAAAAGGACAAGAAAAACCAGGAACGGGCAGGCAAAATGATACGTGATCTCAAGCAAGAGTTGGCTGCTCTAGGCTTATCGGATGACATCTTGGCATCAGAATTTGAGCAGGAACAGTCGATAGAACAAGCTTATTCTGCTTTTGAGGACACAGATGCTAGTTCAAAGCCTTACAAGCAGTCTGAAGGACTCCATGCTGATGAATTAAAAGTAGACGGTAATGATATGGAACACTGCAGCTCTGTTCAGCTCCCAACCAACTCTACTCCTTCAGATTTACCGGTTCAGGAAAAAATTGTTGCAGAAGAAGAGACAACTGATATGGAAATTGGTAATTTTTTCTTGGAAGATGCACCATCTAACGAATTCCTAACTCCTACTATTTTGGAActacagaagaaagaaaagttgaGAGAAATGCTCAGTGAGAAAAATTTGGAGAAATTAGATGGTATTTGGAAGAAGGGGGATCCTCAAAAGATTCCCAAGGCTATTTTTCAGCAATTATGTCAAAAATCAGGATGGGAAGCCCCAAAGTTTAATAAAGTGCGGGGAAAGGATAATAGTTTCTCTTATACTATCAGTGTTTTGCGTAAAGCTAGTGGAAGGGGTAAGAGCAGAAAGGCTGGGGGTTTGGTCACTCTTCAACTTCCTGATCACGATGTAACTTTTGGTTCAGCTGAGGATGCACAGAATAGAGTGGCAGCATATGCTCTTTGTCAACTGTTTCCTGATCTCCCAATCCATCTTGTAATTACTGAGCCTTATGCTTCTCTAGTTGTTCAATGGAAGGAAGGGGAAACAATAACCAATGTAGAAGATAGTGTTAAGGACCGAAGAGCTACTTTTGTGGATTCACTATTGAAAGCTGATGGTTCTACTTCAACTTCTGCTGCTAATGTTGTATATGATTCTGATTCTCTTCCTAGAGTGGTTCCACAACTCCAGGTTCAAGAACCTAGAAATGCAGAACTAAATCCTCGCAAAGATGCAGAGAGCTCTTATTTGAAACAAGAACTGGAGAATAAACAGAAAAAGCAGAAATTCAAGGAAATGTTGAGAGCTAGAGCTGCACTCCCCATTGCTGGTTTGAAGGGTGATATATTGCAACTGTTGCAGGATAATAATGTTCTAGTAGTTTGTGGGGAAACGGGATCTGGAAAAACAACTCAGGTTCCACAATTTATATTGGATGACATGATCCAGTCAGGACGTGGTGGACACTGTAACATTATATGCACACAACCAAGGAGAATAGCGGCTATTTCTGTGGCTGACAGAGTCGCTGATGAGCGTTGTGAACCTTCACCTGGTTCAAATGGTTCTTTGGTTGGTTATCAAGTACGCCTTGATAATGCAAGTAATGAAAAGACTAAGCTTCTTTTTTGCACGACAGGTATTCTTCTGAGAAAATTTGTGGGAGACAGAAACTTGACTGGAATTACTCATGTCATAGTTGATGAAGTACATGAGCGGTCTCTTTTGGGTGATTTCCTGCTCATAGTTTTGAAGAATCTGATTGAGAAGCAATCAGCTCTTAACACACCAAAACTGAAAGTTATTCTAATGTCTGCAACTGTTGATTCCAATTTGTTTTCAAATTACTTTGGTGGTTGTCCTGTGATTACTGCAGAAGGTAGAACACATCCAGTGACGACTTATTTTCTTGAGGATATTTATGAGCGCATTGATTATCGGCTTGCATCAGATTCTCCGGCTTCCATGGTCTATGGAACTTCGACCGAAGGGAAGACTGGTCCCGTAAACAACAGCAGAGGAAAGAAGAATCTTGTTTTATCTGGCTGGGGTGATGATTCTCTACTCTCCGAAGAATATATTAATCCAAATTATGTTCATGATACGTATCAATCTTACAGAGAGCAAACTAGACAAAATTTGAAAAGATTGAATGAAGATGTCATTGATTATGATCTTCTTGAAGACTTGGTGTGCCATGTTGATGAAACTTGCGGCGAAGGTGCTATTCTTGTCTTCTTGCCTGGAGTATCTGAAATTTACACCTTAGTTGATAAACTAGCTGCTTCTTACCGGTTTGGTGGAGCAGCTTCTGATTGGATCCTCCCGCTACATTCATCTGTTGCATCAGTTGATCAAAAGAAGGTGTTTTTGCAGGCTCCTGAGAACATACGAAAGATTATTGTAGCCACTAATATTGCTGAGACCAGCATAACAATAGATGATGTGGTCTATGTTATTGACTGTGGAAAGCATAAGGAGAATCGTTATAATCCTCAGAAGAAATTGTCGAGCATGGTTGAGGATTGGATTTCTAAAGCAAATGCAAGGCAACGTCGAGGACGAGCTGGCCGTGTGAAACCTGGAATTTGCTTTTGCCTGTACACCAGTTATCGATTTGAAAAGCTGATGCGCCCCTTTCAGGTTCCGGAGATGCTTCGAATGCCATTAGTAGAGTTGTGTTTACAAATTAAGTTACTTTCTCTGGGCCACATAAAACCATTTTTGTCCCAGGCTTTGGAACCTCCAAGGGAAGAGGCTATGACTTCAGCAATTAAGATATTGtatgaggttggtgctcttgAAACGGATGAAGAGTTAACGCCCCTTGGGCATCATTTGGCGAAACTTCCTGTTGACGTATTGATTGGGAAGATGATGATATATGGTGGAATATTTGGTTGCTTATCACCCATTCTATCAATTTCAGCATTCTTAAGTTACAAATCTCCATTTGTCCATCCCAAAGATGAGAAGGAAAATGCTAAAAGAGCAAAATTGGCACTGTTGACTGACAAGCTAGATGGTCCAAGTGAATCAAATGATGTTGACAAGCAATCTGACCATCTCATAATGATAACTGCATACAAGAAATGGGAAAAGATTCTACGTGACAAAGGGGTTAGAGCTGCGCAGCAGTTTTGCAATTCATATTATTTGAGTAGTTCAGTGATGTACATGATAAGAGACATGAGGATACAGTTTGGAACACTGCTTGCTGATATTGGACTCATTGATCTTCCAAAGAAATATCAGGTTGatggaagaaagaaagagaatctTGACGCTTGGTTTTCGGATGCATCGCAACCCTTCAATATGTATTCAAACCATTCATCAATTGTAAAAGCTATCATATGTGCAGGTTTATACCCTAACATTGCAGCCACTGAGAAAGGCATTGCTGGAACAGTCCTCAATAACCTTAAACAGGCTCCTGGTCACGCAACTAGCCATTGTCCAACCTGGTGTGATGGAAGAAGAAAAGTCAATGTACACCCTTCTTCTATCAACCATAATGTAAATGAATTTCGGTATCCTTTCCTTGTCTTCCTTGAAAAGGTTGAAACCAACAAAGTATTTTTGCGGGACTCTACAATCATTTCTCCCAACTCTATTTTGCTGTTTGGTGGCTCCATTAACATCCAGCATCAGACTGGACTTGTTATTGTTGATGGATGGTTAAAACTGACAGCACCAGCACAGACTGCTGTCCTGTTCAAGGAACTCCGTTTAACTCTTCACTCTGTTCTGAAAGAATTGATAAGAAAGCCTGAG AATTGCACTGTTGGTCATAACGAGGTTTTAAGGTCTATTATCCATTTGTTGTTGGAAGAAGACAAGCCTCCTCCTCAATAA
- the LOC133744742 gene encoding cyclin-dependent kinase F-4-like, translating into MEQYKFIKQVGAGSFGRVYKAIDKTTGEFVAIKELKHFCKSSYLELPEVQALTKLKHPNIVNLKGVQRQYGVVFFIFEYMEGSLSQLIHLKQSAGQLFSEAEIRAMCFQVFQGLVFMHDQHGYIHRDLKPDNLLVNQGVIKISDLGAAREINSGPPFSDYITTRWYRAPEMLLDSFIYNEKVDMWAMGTIMAELFLMHPLFPGSSSPDQMYQICRVIGAPTRNTWREGCLLASHMNYEFPQLDSLGLRAVMPTWVSDSAVELIGSLCSWDPLKRPTAAQALHHPFFTGGYKDSASTNYSANNVGNVSCLQQPILV; encoded by the coding sequence ATGGAGCAATACAAGTTCATTAAGCAAGTTGGTGCGGGTAGTTTCGGGCGTGTGTATAAAGCCATAGACAAGACCACCGGGGAGTTCGTCGCCATCAAAGAGTTGAAGCACTTCTGTAAGTCTTCGTATCTAGAGCTACCAGAAGTGCAGGCACTGACCAAGTTGAAGCACCCAAACATTGTCAACCTCAAGGGAGTCCAGAGGCAATACGGCGTCGTCTTTTTCATCTTTGAATACATGGAAGGTAGCCTGTCCCAACTCATTCACCTCAAGCAAAGCGCTGGGCAGCTTTTCTCCGAAGCCGAAATTCGAGCCATGTGTTTCCAGGTCTTCCAAGGCCTTGTATTTATGCATGACCAACATGGCTACATCCACCGAGACCTGAAGCCGGATAACTTGTTGGTGAACCAAGGCGTGATAAAGATTTCGGATCTTGGTGCTGCAAGGGAGATCAACTCCGGCCCACCATTCAGTGATTACATCACCACACGGTGGTACAGAGCTCCTGAGATGCTGCTAGACTCTTTTATCTACAACGAAAAGGTTGACATGTGGGCAATGGGAACGATCATGGCGGAGTTGTTTCTCATGCACCCTCTGTTTCCGGGTTCGAGTTCGCCAGATCAGATGTATCAGATTTGTAGAGTCATTGGGGCTCCAACGAGGAATACATGGAGGGAGGGATGTCTTCTTGCAAGCCATATGAACTATGAATTTCCGCAGCTTGATAGTCTTGGTCTTAGAGCAGTAATGCCGACATGGGTTAGTGATTCTGCAGTAGAGCTCATCGGGTCGCTTTGCTCTTGGGACCCTTTGAAGAGGCCAACAGCTGCACAAGCTCTTCACCATCCTTTCTTCACTGGAGGCTACAAAGATTCAGCTTCTACCAATTACTCAGCTAACAACGTTGGAAATGTAAGCTGCCTGCAGCAgcctattctagtctag